The following coding sequences are from one Arthrobacter crystallopoietes window:
- a CDS encoding MFS transporter, whose translation MQVARTAPQAAVEPDDPAFWDARRRSRRGWTITVFLLVLMMISWADKSILGIVAVPLMRDLDISPETFGLLGSAVFILFGAAQLAAAPIANRVSSTWILLALCLVWSIAQVPIFVFASLPALWFSRILLGAGEGPLAPITMHAVYKWFPSARGATPAAVAASGVTLGIVVFAPILAWITVDFGWKATFIFLALIGVVWATLWFFIGKDGPYTSIRAEHAIEGTIPDQGEEKALQAADRKVSYWSSFATLSWLLAVLSAFLAYWTFTVAMTWLPAYFENVLGMSTQQAGSLIALPAVWGTAATVGLSWLTGRLAARGWRSRYSRGLVLGATALFSGAMVLVGTNVEEPALAIACFTFGFGTAPSIFALTYLVIAETTTIGQRGAMLQYSNAILTSAGLFAPAVVGMLVGSASSAVVGFEHAFVLTGAMMFGSGLLSLLFINQQRDRKRLGLDV comes from the coding sequence ATGCAGGTTGCCCGGACTGCACCGCAGGCGGCTGTAGAACCTGACGACCCGGCATTCTGGGACGCCCGGCGCCGTTCCCGCCGCGGCTGGACGATCACCGTATTCCTGCTGGTTCTGATGATGATCAGCTGGGCGGACAAGTCCATCCTGGGCATCGTCGCAGTTCCGCTGATGCGTGACCTGGACATCAGCCCCGAAACCTTCGGGTTGCTGGGCAGTGCAGTCTTCATCCTCTTCGGTGCAGCACAGTTGGCGGCAGCCCCCATAGCCAACCGCGTCAGTTCCACCTGGATCCTGCTGGCGCTGTGTCTAGTCTGGTCCATCGCACAGGTGCCAATCTTTGTCTTCGCCTCGCTCCCCGCATTGTGGTTCTCACGCATCCTTCTGGGAGCGGGAGAAGGACCGCTGGCGCCAATCACCATGCATGCCGTCTACAAGTGGTTCCCCAGCGCCAGAGGCGCTACGCCGGCAGCCGTCGCCGCTTCGGGTGTGACCCTGGGAATCGTCGTCTTCGCGCCCATACTGGCGTGGATCACGGTGGATTTTGGTTGGAAAGCTACTTTCATCTTCCTGGCACTGATTGGTGTGGTCTGGGCAACCCTCTGGTTCTTCATCGGTAAGGACGGCCCCTATACGTCCATCCGTGCCGAGCACGCGATCGAGGGCACCATACCCGACCAGGGCGAGGAAAAAGCGCTGCAGGCAGCGGACCGGAAGGTCTCCTACTGGAGCTCATTTGCTACCCTCAGCTGGCTGCTCGCCGTCCTCTCGGCATTCCTCGCCTACTGGACTTTTACGGTGGCAATGACATGGTTGCCGGCCTACTTCGAAAACGTCCTGGGTATGAGTACCCAGCAGGCGGGTTCCCTGATTGCGTTGCCAGCAGTGTGGGGCACGGCGGCAACTGTCGGCCTGAGCTGGCTTACCGGGCGGTTGGCCGCCCGGGGCTGGCGATCCCGCTACTCGCGGGGACTCGTGCTCGGTGCAACGGCACTGTTCTCCGGTGCGATGGTCCTCGTTGGCACCAACGTGGAAGAGCCCGCTCTGGCGATCGCATGCTTCACTTTCGGCTTCGGCACGGCACCCTCCATCTTCGCGCTGACGTACCTGGTGATTGCCGAAACCACCACCATCGGCCAGCGCGGTGCGATGCTGCAATACAGCAACGCGATCCTGACCAGCGCAGGGTTGTTCGCACCGGCCGTAGTAGGCATGCTGGTCGGATCCGCCTCCAGCGCCGTCGTTGGCTTTGAACATGCATTCGTTCTGACGGGCGCGATGATGTTCGGCTCCGGGCTGCTGTCCCTGCTCTTCATCAACCAGCAGCGCGACCGCAAGCGGCTGGGACTGGACGTCTAA
- a CDS encoding 3-keto-5-aminohexanoate cleavage protein — translation MASKRKVIITSAVTGAIHTPTMSPHLPVTSEEIADAAIGAAEAGAAIVHMHARDPKDGRPSQDPEHFEPILDKLKANTDAVINITTGGSPHMSVEERMLPVATFKPELASLNMGSMNFGLYPMLDRYPEFQHEWEREGLEKSRDLVFKNTFADIETILDIGNGNGTRFEFECYDISHLNNLAHFHGRGLARGPLFVQSVFGLLGGIGAHPEDLMHMRRTADRVLGEDYQWSILGAGKNQMPLATIGAAMGSHVRVGLEDSLWIGPGQLAGSNAEQVTRIRTILEALNFEVASPDEAREMLNLKGRENVGF, via the coding sequence ATGGCCAGCAAACGTAAAGTCATCATCACCAGCGCCGTCACCGGCGCCATCCACACCCCGACCATGTCTCCGCACCTGCCGGTCACTTCAGAGGAAATTGCCGACGCAGCAATTGGCGCAGCGGAAGCCGGCGCCGCAATTGTGCATATGCATGCGCGAGATCCGAAGGACGGGCGCCCCTCGCAGGATCCGGAACACTTCGAGCCCATTCTGGACAAGCTCAAGGCCAACACGGATGCCGTCATCAACATCACCACCGGCGGCTCGCCCCACATGAGTGTGGAAGAGCGGATGCTCCCGGTGGCAACGTTCAAGCCGGAACTCGCTTCGCTGAACATGGGATCCATGAACTTCGGGCTTTATCCTATGCTGGACCGCTACCCCGAGTTCCAGCACGAATGGGAGCGCGAAGGCCTGGAGAAGTCCCGCGATCTGGTCTTCAAAAACACCTTTGCCGACATCGAAACCATCCTGGACATCGGCAACGGCAACGGGACGCGCTTCGAGTTCGAGTGCTACGACATCTCCCATCTGAACAACCTGGCCCATTTCCACGGCCGCGGCCTGGCCAGGGGTCCGTTGTTTGTCCAGTCAGTCTTCGGGCTGCTCGGCGGCATCGGCGCACATCCAGAGGACCTGATGCACATGCGCCGCACCGCCGACCGGGTGCTCGGCGAAGACTACCAGTGGTCTATCCTGGGTGCAGGCAAGAACCAAATGCCGCTGGCCACCATCGGCGCGGCCATGGGCTCGCACGTGCGCGTTGGCTTGGAGGACTCGCTGTGGATCGGCCCCGGGCAACTCGCCGGGTCCAATGCGGAACAGGTTACGCGGATCCGCACGATCCTCGAGGCGCTGAACTTCGAAGTCGCCAGCCCGGACGAAGCCCGCGAGATGTTGAACCTCAAGGGCCGCGAAAACGTCGGATTCTGA
- a CDS encoding MFS transporter has translation MSTTTNATAKRPPHVINKLIFRRIMPLLIAAYVMAFLDRTNIGMAKDRMEIDLGISATAYGIGAGLFFLTYALSEIPSNLIMHKVGARFWIMRIMITWGIISACMAFVQGEWSFYILRMLLGVAEAGLFPGVMYFLTQWFVVQDRAKANGMFLLGVSIANIVGAPLGGLLLTMDGVGGLHGWQWMFIIEGLPACALAFIVWKYLPNKPTDAKFLSRAEAEDLESRIAAEEKAGAAASGNSKLRHVLKDKQILLVVGIYFTHQIAVYALSFFLPSIIGTYGELSSIQIGLLTSVPWIFSAAGALLLPRLATNATRSRMIATCTMVGIVAGFTLGALGGPVLGLIGFCLAAFNFFALQPILFTYPATRLSGAALAGGIAFVNTVGLFGGFLGPYVMGLMEEATGSKFAGLWFIVAMCVIGALLTLRLKRGTEDPSKATVSGH, from the coding sequence ATGTCGACCACCACGAATGCGACGGCAAAGAGGCCACCGCACGTTATCAACAAGCTCATCTTCCGGCGCATCATGCCGCTGCTGATCGCCGCCTACGTCATGGCGTTCCTGGACCGCACCAACATCGGCATGGCCAAGGACCGGATGGAGATCGACCTCGGCATCTCTGCCACGGCTTATGGCATTGGTGCAGGTCTGTTCTTCCTGACTTACGCGCTCTCGGAGATCCCTTCCAACCTGATCATGCATAAGGTTGGCGCCCGCTTCTGGATCATGCGCATCATGATCACGTGGGGCATCATTTCCGCTTGTATGGCCTTCGTTCAAGGCGAATGGTCCTTCTACATCCTGCGCATGCTGCTCGGTGTCGCCGAGGCCGGGCTGTTCCCCGGTGTGATGTACTTCCTCACACAGTGGTTCGTTGTCCAGGACCGAGCCAAAGCCAACGGCATGTTCCTGCTCGGTGTCTCCATCGCGAACATCGTCGGCGCCCCGCTGGGCGGCCTGCTGCTGACCATGGACGGCGTAGGTGGCCTGCACGGCTGGCAGTGGATGTTCATCATCGAGGGTCTGCCGGCGTGCGCTCTGGCGTTCATCGTGTGGAAGTACCTTCCGAACAAGCCGACAGATGCGAAGTTCCTCAGCCGGGCCGAGGCCGAGGATCTGGAATCCCGTATCGCGGCGGAGGAGAAAGCCGGCGCCGCGGCTTCCGGCAACTCGAAGCTGCGCCACGTTCTGAAGGACAAGCAGATCCTGTTGGTGGTCGGCATCTACTTCACCCACCAGATCGCCGTCTACGCACTCAGCTTCTTCCTGCCTTCGATCATCGGCACCTACGGAGAGCTGAGCAGTATCCAGATCGGCCTGCTGACCTCTGTGCCCTGGATCTTCTCCGCCGCCGGAGCCCTGCTGCTGCCGCGCCTGGCGACCAATGCCACCCGCTCCCGAATGATCGCCACCTGCACGATGGTCGGCATTGTCGCCGGCTTCACGCTCGGCGCCCTCGGCGGACCCGTACTCGGCCTCATCGGCTTCTGTCTGGCCGCGTTCAACTTCTTCGCCCTGCAGCCGATCCTCTTCACCTACCCGGCCACCCGCCTCTCCGGCGCAGCGCTGGCCGGCGGCATCGCCTTCGTGAACACCGTGGGCCTGTTCGGCGGCTTCCTTGGTCCGTACGTTATGGGCCTGATGGAAGAGGCCACCGGCAGTAAGTTCGCCGGCCTCTGGTTCATCGTCGCCATGTGTGTCATCGGCGCACTGCTCACCCTGCGTCTCAAGCGCGGCACCGAGGACCCGAGTAAGGCCACCGTCAGCGGCCACTGA
- a CDS encoding TMEM175 family protein yields MNKNRLEAFSDGVLAIIIMVLELDVPEEPTWHALFEQAPAFFSYLLSFVYVGIYWNNHHHMLHLAGKINGTILWANLHLLFWLSLFPFTTHWMDQTGFVNIPVLVYGANLLLAAIAYDILEVCLVRNQGKDGALARALGRDWKGKVSPVIYLLGMGAAFVQPLISIAAYTVVAALWLIPDRRVERFLAHQNSSEG; encoded by the coding sequence ATGAACAAGAACCGGCTGGAAGCCTTCAGCGACGGCGTCCTCGCGATCATCATCATGGTGCTGGAACTCGATGTGCCGGAAGAGCCCACGTGGCACGCTTTGTTCGAGCAGGCCCCCGCATTTTTCAGCTACCTGCTCAGCTTCGTCTACGTGGGCATCTACTGGAACAACCACCACCATATGCTTCACCTTGCCGGGAAAATCAATGGCACAATCCTCTGGGCCAACCTGCACCTGCTTTTCTGGCTTTCGCTGTTTCCCTTCACCACGCATTGGATGGACCAAACGGGTTTCGTCAACATCCCCGTCCTCGTCTACGGTGCCAACCTTCTGCTGGCCGCCATCGCCTACGACATCCTGGAAGTCTGCCTCGTCCGGAACCAGGGCAAGGACGGCGCACTGGCACGGGCGTTGGGCCGGGATTGGAAGGGGAAGGTCTCCCCTGTCATCTATCTCCTGGGTATGGGTGCCGCCTTCGTGCAGCCCCTGATCAGCATCGCCGCGTATACCGTAGTGGCCGCGCTGTGGCTGATTCCGGACCGGCGGGTGGAACGCTTCCTGGCCCACCAGAACAGCAGTGAGGGCTGA
- a CDS encoding SDR family oxidoreductase, with protein MDFIGRKVLVTAGAAGIGRAIANRFRDLGAEVMVTDINPAAVDAAKQDGFIAAVSDVSDEAQVRELMADVRNRLGGLDVLVNNAGIAGPTGPIETLDAEAWKTTFDVNIHGQFFCIKHALPLLRETQDASIVNLSSAAGRLGMAGRSPYSASKWAVIGLTKTLAIELGPEGIRANAICPGAVNGPRIDAVIEAKASMLGQPVEDVSDLYHKQSSLERLVEADDIANMAAFLASDLARSVNGQAMAVDGNTEKLY; from the coding sequence ATGGATTTCATCGGACGCAAGGTCCTCGTCACGGCCGGCGCTGCAGGCATTGGACGGGCAATCGCTAACCGTTTCCGTGACCTTGGCGCAGAGGTCATGGTCACAGACATCAACCCGGCGGCGGTCGACGCAGCCAAGCAGGACGGATTCATCGCCGCCGTCAGCGACGTCTCCGACGAAGCACAGGTCCGTGAGCTGATGGCTGACGTTCGCAACCGGCTCGGCGGACTGGACGTGCTGGTCAACAATGCCGGCATCGCCGGACCCACCGGCCCCATCGAGACGCTGGACGCTGAGGCGTGGAAGACCACGTTTGATGTGAACATCCACGGCCAGTTCTTCTGCATAAAGCACGCCCTGCCGCTGCTGCGCGAGACGCAGGATGCCTCAATCGTCAACCTCTCCTCCGCCGCCGGCCGGCTCGGCATGGCCGGCCGCAGCCCTTATTCGGCGTCGAAATGGGCCGTTATCGGACTGACCAAGACCCTGGCGATCGAGCTGGGCCCCGAAGGTATCCGAGCCAACGCCATCTGCCCCGGTGCGGTGAACGGCCCGCGCATCGACGCCGTGATCGAGGCTAAGGCTTCGATGCTGGGACAGCCCGTCGAAGATGTTTCGGACCTGTACCACAAGCAGTCTTCGCTGGAGCGCCTGGTCGAGGCGGATGATATCGCCAATATGGCGGCGTTCCTTGCCAGCGACCTTGCCCGCAGCGTCAACGGGCAGGCGATGGCCGTCGACGGCAACACCGAAAAGCTCTACTAA
- a CDS encoding MBL fold metallo-hydrolase, with translation MSPSENPALSRRAMLGGFTAAGALPLLAPGTAAAVAKRAPLQANTRTKAVLLGTNGGPGWGLTDPPRMGISSALVVGDRYYLIDAGEGVGFRLMEARLGNWEARAALSGLRAIFLTHLHSDHISDLSNILSLGLYNGLSAADRPVPIWGPGNRGELPPVAGDRPEPPVVSPQSPTPGTKETVESIVRTFATDFNDRARDGGTPVPQQLFAGHDILLPEQYLADPNGTPHPRMSPVPFYEDDRVKASTTLVQHAPVFPALAFRFETEDGVVVFSGDTGPSKNLVELAQGANLLVHEVIAEEWAAERYPEPRSPEAEAAYQHLIQSHTAVEEVGAIAEKADVSTLVLSHFVPGDWPVGKWQRAARRGFSGKLVIGADLDEIGI, from the coding sequence ATGTCGCCATCAGAAAATCCCGCGCTGTCCCGACGCGCGATGCTCGGAGGATTTACGGCCGCGGGAGCACTGCCGTTGCTGGCGCCGGGGACAGCCGCGGCCGTAGCGAAGCGGGCGCCGCTGCAAGCGAATACCCGTACTAAAGCCGTCCTCCTGGGTACCAACGGTGGGCCTGGCTGGGGACTCACGGATCCGCCGCGCATGGGGATTTCCTCGGCACTGGTGGTGGGGGACCGCTATTACTTGATCGACGCCGGTGAAGGTGTGGGCTTCCGGCTCATGGAAGCGAGGCTGGGCAATTGGGAGGCGCGGGCTGCATTGAGCGGGCTTCGAGCCATCTTCCTAACGCACTTGCACTCGGACCATATCAGCGATCTCTCGAACATCCTGAGCTTGGGCCTGTACAACGGGCTGTCTGCCGCGGACCGGCCGGTGCCGATCTGGGGTCCGGGCAACCGCGGAGAGCTGCCTCCGGTTGCGGGCGATCGGCCCGAACCGCCCGTTGTTTCGCCGCAGAGCCCGACGCCGGGCACCAAGGAAACCGTCGAATCGATCGTCCGCACCTTCGCCACCGACTTTAACGACCGGGCGCGCGACGGCGGGACGCCGGTGCCGCAGCAGCTGTTTGCCGGTCACGACATCCTGCTTCCCGAGCAGTACCTCGCCGACCCGAATGGCACCCCCCATCCGCGGATGAGCCCGGTGCCGTTCTATGAGGACGACCGGGTGAAAGCGTCGACGACGCTGGTTCAGCACGCCCCGGTCTTCCCTGCCCTGGCGTTCCGCTTCGAGACCGAGGACGGTGTGGTGGTTTTCTCTGGTGACACCGGTCCCAGCAAGAACCTCGTGGAGCTGGCCCAGGGCGCGAACCTCCTGGTGCACGAAGTCATCGCCGAGGAATGGGCGGCCGAGCGGTATCCGGAACCGCGCAGTCCGGAAGCCGAAGCGGCGTACCAGCACCTGATCCAGTCCCATACCGCGGTGGAAGAAGTCGGTGCCATCGCCGAGAAGGCGGACGTGTCCACCCTGGTCCTGAGCCACTTTGTGCCGGGCGACTGGCCTGTGGGCAAATGGCAGCGTGCTGCCCGAAGGGGTTTCAGCGGGAAGCTGGTGATCGGGGCGGACCTGGACGAGATCGGGATCTGA
- a CDS encoding M14 family zinc carboxypeptidase — protein MSNFARSPRRLLGAIGAATMLCTMVTAVPAGAAPGESSTPGAGTCKTSDDPQFNGWTTYEELGPKLERIEKNSSGRVDVEVVGQSALGRDLYTARVGTGDRVLLVQSAIHGNERTGTEALLGILQKLGSSNDAETQRALEGVTLVAMPMVNPDGGELNRRTNVMSWNDVESLFPQLEGTQPAWYHRPSNGGVNLPGFDLNRDFNADLDYVPQPGDLPGLQEDAGFFLAPESRTIRDVYVDLQQEFGEVDAVVDLHHMGRCDQQTGGEQDGKYISVALDYPPLGVNDGAAYQEDWPLLDQDKSRRYALAVADGIKDSYGSQSPLAAVGRYFHPAEREYAGQGRSAFALNGSATVLFEVRGQSDDFGQKMKGMLVQTVQTGLESLVDSMATGEVDSLDGDDFFDYPDYGWDQTAD, from the coding sequence GTGAGCAATTTCGCCAGAAGTCCCCGCAGATTACTCGGCGCCATTGGTGCAGCAACGATGCTGTGCACGATGGTTACGGCTGTCCCGGCTGGAGCCGCTCCGGGGGAATCCAGCACGCCAGGCGCGGGTACCTGCAAGACCTCCGATGATCCCCAGTTCAACGGATGGACCACTTATGAGGAGCTCGGTCCGAAGCTCGAGCGCATTGAGAAGAACAGCAGCGGCCGGGTAGACGTCGAAGTCGTGGGCCAATCCGCGCTCGGCCGTGACCTCTACACAGCCCGGGTCGGAACGGGCGACCGCGTGCTGCTCGTACAAAGCGCCATCCACGGCAACGAACGGACCGGAACCGAGGCTCTCCTCGGGATCCTTCAGAAACTGGGCTCCAGCAACGATGCCGAAACGCAGCGCGCACTCGAAGGCGTCACGCTAGTCGCCATGCCTATGGTGAATCCCGACGGCGGCGAACTCAACCGCCGCACGAATGTCATGTCCTGGAACGACGTCGAAAGCCTCTTCCCCCAGCTCGAAGGGACGCAGCCGGCCTGGTACCACCGACCGAGCAACGGCGGGGTCAACCTGCCCGGCTTCGACCTGAACCGCGATTTCAATGCAGACCTGGACTACGTACCTCAGCCCGGAGATCTACCCGGACTTCAGGAGGACGCAGGATTCTTCCTCGCGCCAGAGTCCCGGACCATCAGGGATGTCTACGTAGACCTGCAACAAGAATTCGGCGAGGTGGACGCCGTCGTCGATCTGCACCACATGGGACGGTGCGACCAGCAGACGGGAGGCGAGCAGGACGGCAAGTACATCTCCGTCGCCCTGGACTACCCGCCGCTGGGCGTCAACGACGGCGCCGCCTATCAAGAGGACTGGCCGCTGCTCGACCAGGACAAGTCCCGCCGGTATGCCCTGGCAGTAGCCGACGGGATCAAGGACAGCTACGGCTCGCAATCCCCGCTTGCCGCCGTCGGCCGTTATTTCCACCCGGCGGAACGGGAGTATGCGGGGCAGGGCCGCTCCGCATTTGCTCTCAACGGCTCGGCGACCGTGCTGTTCGAAGTGCGGGGCCAGTCCGATGACTTCGGCCAGAAGATGAAGGGCATGCTGGTCCAGACCGTCCAGACCGGGCTGGAGTCGCTGGTTGATTCGATGGCCACCGGCGAAGTCGATTCGCTCGACGGCGACGATTTCTTCGACTACCCAGATTACGGCTGGGACCAGACGGCGGACTGA
- a CDS encoding glycerate kinase, which yields MKILIAPDSFKGTYTANEVAANIASGVRAAGGAAVELPVADGGEGTYEILRDALNAELVDVDTVGPWRDPLRASYALASDGTAVIGLAAASGITLPCSGERSALTADTYGTGLLMADAASRGATRIVVAAGGSATTDGGTGAVTAIDEHGGLRGAKVVVLSDVTTAFEDAAGIFGPQKGADPAQVQHLTERLHQQAASYPNDPRGLAGTGAAGGFSGGMWASYGAELVSGADFILDALDFDRHVAAADLVVVGEGRLDSQTGQGKIISAILGRAARKPVFAVVGSVAADLGAYAENFSGILIASDAEAMRVAGQHVHKHLLRSLQAQNHQ from the coding sequence ATGAAAATCCTGATCGCGCCTGACAGCTTCAAGGGCACCTACACGGCAAACGAAGTGGCCGCCAACATCGCAAGCGGCGTGCGCGCGGCAGGAGGCGCCGCCGTCGAACTTCCCGTGGCCGACGGCGGCGAAGGAACCTATGAGATCCTTCGCGACGCCCTCAACGCTGAACTGGTTGATGTAGACACGGTGGGGCCGTGGCGCGATCCGCTGCGCGCTTCCTACGCGCTGGCTTCGGACGGAACGGCGGTGATCGGTTTGGCCGCGGCCAGCGGAATCACGCTCCCCTGCTCCGGCGAGCGGAGCGCCCTCACCGCGGACACGTACGGCACCGGCCTGCTCATGGCGGATGCCGCCAGCCGTGGGGCTACCCGGATAGTGGTGGCGGCCGGAGGAAGCGCGACAACGGACGGCGGCACAGGGGCGGTCACCGCCATCGACGAGCATGGCGGTCTGCGCGGGGCCAAGGTGGTGGTCTTGAGTGACGTCACTACCGCATTCGAGGACGCCGCAGGAATATTCGGGCCGCAAAAAGGTGCCGACCCGGCGCAAGTTCAACATCTGACCGAACGATTACACCAACAGGCGGCCAGCTACCCGAACGACCCCCGTGGACTCGCCGGAACCGGTGCCGCAGGAGGTTTCAGCGGCGGTATGTGGGCCAGTTACGGAGCTGAACTGGTTTCCGGCGCCGACTTCATTCTCGACGCATTGGACTTTGACCGGCACGTAGCAGCGGCCGACCTCGTCGTCGTGGGTGAAGGCCGCCTCGACTCACAGACAGGGCAAGGCAAAATCATCTCGGCCATTCTCGGCCGCGCTGCCCGCAAACCGGTCTTCGCCGTGGTCGGAAGCGTTGCCGCGGATCTCGGTGCCTACGCCGAAAACTTTTCCGGGATCCTTATCGCCAGCGACGCAGAAGCAATGCGTGTGGCAGGGCAGCACGTCCACAAACATTTACTTCGTAGTTTGCAGGCCCAAAACCATCAGTGA
- a CDS encoding VOC family protein — protein sequence MPKPDITPGAPCWIDLMTSDPEKAKNFYTELFGWTYETGDEEKYGGYIMAFKNGQSVAGLMKNDGQSGYPDVWTTYLRVDDIDATTQAAANSGGQIFMPPMEVPEQGKMAMIGDAGGAAVGVWEFGGHTGFQLAAEPGSPAWHEIFTRDYPSTVKFYQDVFGWDTDVMSDTDEFKYTTLGAGENAKAGIMDVSSFLPESIPAHWRIYFAVENADAAIEKTTALGGQVVQPAEDTPFGRVATLTDPTGAMFLIVQELPQQ from the coding sequence ATGCCCAAGCCCGACATCACCCCCGGAGCGCCGTGCTGGATCGATCTGATGACCTCGGACCCGGAAAAGGCCAAGAACTTCTACACCGAACTGTTCGGCTGGACCTACGAGACCGGCGATGAGGAGAAGTACGGCGGCTACATCATGGCCTTCAAGAACGGCCAGTCCGTCGCCGGCCTCATGAAGAACGACGGCCAGTCCGGCTACCCGGATGTCTGGACCACATACCTGCGCGTGGACGACATCGACGCCACCACCCAGGCCGCGGCCAACAGCGGCGGCCAGATCTTCATGCCGCCGATGGAGGTTCCCGAGCAGGGCAAAATGGCGATGATCGGCGACGCCGGAGGGGCCGCCGTCGGCGTTTGGGAATTCGGCGGCCACACCGGCTTCCAGCTTGCCGCCGAACCTGGTTCGCCAGCGTGGCACGAAATCTTCACGCGCGACTACCCCTCCACAGTGAAGTTCTACCAGGACGTCTTCGGCTGGGACACGGACGTCATGAGCGACACCGACGAGTTCAAATACACCACCCTCGGCGCGGGCGAGAACGCCAAGGCCGGCATCATGGACGTCAGCTCGTTCCTGCCCGAAAGCATCCCAGCCCACTGGCGCATCTACTTCGCCGTCGAAAACGCCGACGCCGCGATCGAGAAGACCACCGCACTCGGCGGCCAGGTGGTGCAGCCGGCGGAGGACACCCCCTTCGGCCGCGTCGCCACCCTGACCGACCCCACCGGCGCCATGTTCCTCATCGTCCAGGAGCTGCCGCAGCAGTAG
- a CDS encoding cytochrome P450 produces the protein MTTSAMTQTGVLRIATPDDGTPKPVPVADWVTIEALRKDSDAVYTRLLRESPVAWVPVMKRILICPAAACTAAEQHAEVFSSQAGAAHMVRALGARPLIRKDGAEHSVERKNINPSLRPKSMLEHWSEIFERNAALSLEELRAIGPCEADLNTHYAAPVAARNLAALVGLPHVPWQTIARWSRDFIAGSGNVTENADVWARCETAKAESTEVLGEAFGRLRREPDRSITSLMLEAGMPEENVRANVLLAISGGMNEPQHVTTGSVYYLDQYPAVRTAVMSDPQLWTALFEETVRYLTPIAILTRQTTADVVVAGYDIPAGSQVGLVLAAANKDPDFVEDPHEFRLDRKDRRHVGFGNGPHLCAGKWAAQAGIGRIAVPMLYRELPHFRVDHSRPSAWDGFIFRGLSKLPVTWD, from the coding sequence ATGACCACCTCTGCAATGACCCAAACCGGTGTCCTTCGTATTGCCACGCCCGATGACGGGACACCGAAGCCGGTGCCTGTGGCCGACTGGGTGACAATCGAGGCCCTGCGGAAAGACAGCGACGCTGTTTACACGAGACTGCTGCGTGAGAGCCCGGTCGCGTGGGTGCCCGTCATGAAGAGGATTCTCATCTGCCCGGCGGCGGCCTGCACGGCGGCGGAGCAGCATGCCGAAGTTTTCTCCTCCCAGGCCGGTGCGGCGCATATGGTTCGCGCCTTGGGTGCCCGCCCTCTGATCCGGAAGGACGGCGCCGAGCACTCCGTGGAACGGAAGAACATTAACCCGAGCCTCCGCCCGAAGAGCATGCTGGAACATTGGTCGGAAATCTTCGAACGCAATGCCGCCCTGTCACTCGAAGAACTGCGGGCTATCGGACCCTGCGAGGCCGACCTCAACACCCACTACGCGGCGCCGGTGGCGGCCCGAAACCTAGCGGCGCTTGTTGGTCTTCCCCATGTTCCGTGGCAGACCATTGCGCGGTGGTCGCGCGACTTCATCGCCGGTTCCGGCAACGTCACTGAGAACGCGGATGTATGGGCAAGGTGTGAGACAGCCAAGGCGGAATCAACGGAAGTTCTGGGTGAGGCATTCGGGCGGTTGCGGCGCGAACCCGACAGGTCCATCACTTCCCTGATGCTTGAGGCCGGCATGCCCGAGGAGAACGTTCGGGCAAATGTATTGCTCGCAATTTCCGGCGGCATGAACGAACCCCAGCATGTCACCACTGGCAGCGTCTATTACTTGGACCAATACCCGGCGGTCCGTACTGCCGTAATGTCTGATCCCCAGCTGTGGACGGCGCTTTTCGAAGAGACGGTGCGGTATCTGACTCCCATCGCCATACTTACCAGGCAGACGACCGCCGATGTAGTAGTGGCGGGATATGACATACCAGCGGGAAGCCAGGTCGGACTCGTACTGGCGGCTGCCAATAAAGATCCGGATTTCGTGGAAGATCCACACGAATTCCGACTGGACCGCAAAGACCGTCGACATGTCGGTTTTGGCAATGGGCCACATCTTTGCGCAGGAAAATGGGCTGCGCAGGCAGGCATCGGGCGTATCGCTGTACCTATGTTGTATCGGGAGCTTCCGCACTTCCGTGTGGATCACAGCCGTCCGAGCGCTTGGGACGGATTCATCTTCCGCGGCCTATCAAAGCTGCCCGTGACTTGGGATTAG